The genomic region AGCTGCGCCTACGGCGACTTCAAGAGCTACGCCGACGAAGCCGTCCAGCGCGGAAATGCGCTGGTGACCGGAACGCTGCGACCGACCGGGACGACGTCCACCGACGAAGACGGGGACCTCGGGTGGCAGTCCTCGCAGGTCGAGATCACAATCGACTCCGTGCTGGCGGGACGGGTGAACAAGACGACGATGACCGGATGGGTGGCGAGCGGTGTCGTCTTCCTCAATCCGCCGCCGGCTCCGTCCTCGGGGGCCGAGAGCGTCCCACCCGACTCCGGGCCCGCAGTGCCGGCTTTGGGCTGGGAAGGAAGCCAGGGCTGGGCCACCGATGGTGCGTTCCTCGGCATGATCTACCAGGACAGAGGCGACCGGATCATCGTCAACCCGATCCCGCTGATCGGCGATCGCGTCGTGGTGGGTCTGGGCTGCTGGGGCGGCGCGGGTCTGCCTGCAACCCACGAGCGGGTCGAGCTGGTGCTGTCGGCAATCCCGCCCGTCACCATCTCGGCACCGGTGGATCTGGTGAAGGTGCAGGACATCCGCGACTCGCTCCGCTGACCAGGCCGGGGCGGAGCGATGGCTGCCATGGCGAGCGACGGAGCACAGGGATTCGCAACCCCATCACGCCGGCGGGAGCCGAGTCCTGCGCCGCCGGGTGGTCTGCCGGGTCCGTCGGGATCGAGCGAGCGCAGCGAGTCGCCATCCCATCACCACAGCGATCGAGCCCAGGAGCAACGACGGAGACGGGATCCCGTTGGCGCACCGCGGATCTCGGCTCCTGCATCGTTCGACAACCCTTGTTGCGATGACCGACCGAGTCGATCATTCGTGTTCCGGAAGTCCACGGTGATCGAGCGAGGGAAGAACGACCGAGTCGAGATCCGGCCAGGCCAGGACCGGGTATGCATCACGACCTCAGCAAGCACTGCCAGGTCCGCGGAGATCGTGACCGGATCGTGACCGGACCTGATGCCCTACAGGCACTTCAGGGATCTTGACTGTCGGACCTGCTGAGTAGCGTCGTACCCATGAACAGCACGAGTGGAGCGAGCGTCGCGGACATCCGCGAACACGCCGCTGCGCTGAGTGCCGGGCTGAAAACACTGCACACCAACATCTTCCGATGCCCCACCGGCGAATTGGGTGAGTTCCTCAGCGAGCTCGCGGAACTGCGAGCTCTGGCCGGCGCTGCTAGCGTGATCGTCACCGCGGACGCCGAGACCCGCGGTGTGGTGGAAGCGTCCCAGTCGGCGTCGACCCGCGGCTGGATCGCCGAACACGGCTGGCACTCCCGCCGCGAAGCAACCACCATCGCGAAAGCCGCGCACATCCTGAGACGCCCCGAGCTCGCAGAGATCGCCGACTCCATCCGCACCGCCGACCTCGACCTGCCCACCGCCGTCGTCGTGCAGGGCGAGTACGACAAACTGGCGCCGGAGCTGCTGCCAGGTGCGCACCCGATCGTGCTGAAGCAACTGGTGAATCATGGCGCCGAACACGGACCCCGCGGCGTTCGGGAATTGCGCCAGTGGATCATCGCGCACCACAGCAAGCCCGACGAGTTCGCTGACTTCCAGGACCGCTGCCGCCGCCACATCTCACTCTCATCGCCCACCGAAACGTCCACCGGGCTGCACGAATACCGACTCGTCGTCGACAACGAAGGCCTCAGCATCCTCGAAGCAGCCATCCAAACCCTCGCAGCACCCCGACCCGATGCAGAGACGAAGGAACGGGACAACCGGCCCGCCGATCGGCGCCGCGGTGAGGCGCTGATCGAAGCTTTGCGCCGCTCCGTCCTCGCCCAGGGACAGGGCGTCACGGCAGCACCGACTGCAACCCTCAACGTCACCATGAACCTGGATGATCTGCAGCAGCGCACCGGAGCCGGGACCTGCACCGGGACGATCGCCGACGGCACGCTGCTCGCACCCGACACCGTCCGCAAACTCGCCTGCGACGCCACGATCATCCCTCTCGTCCTCGGCGCCGACGGCGCCGTCCTGGACTGCGGCAAAGAGCAGCGCTTGTTCACCCTGGCCCAGAAACGGGTGCTGTGGGCCCGTGATCGGCACTGCACATTCCCCGGCTGCGACATCCCCGCACAGTGGTGCGACGCCCACCACCTCGTGCACTGGGTCGACGGCGGCCCCACCGACCTCGACAATGCAGCCCTGCTCTGCCCGGCCCACCACACGATCGTCCACCGCGACGAGCTGAGCGGCGAAGGCACTGCAGGACAAGTCATCTGGGACCGACGACCCGGCTCCTACCGACCGACACGACGCCCCGATCCGCCCTGCGAATCCGCCGCGTCCGAATTCCGACCACCGGCCCCACGATCCGTGCCCACGCCGCTACGAACCTGACCCTGTCCGCCACCCAGAACACGTGGGCTTCGAAGGGTCAGGCGGCGGGATACTCCGTTGAACGATATATTCAGCGCATGGCACCCAGCAGCATGACGGACCAGACGTTCCTCGTGCTCAGCGCTCTCGCCGGCGGCCCCGCCCACGGCTACGCGTTGATCAGCGAGGTCAGCTCACTCTCGGGGGGACAGACGACCATGCGCGTCGGCACGCTCTACGGCATTCTCGATCGACTCAGCGCACAGCAGCTCATCGAGGTCGATCGTGAGGAAGTGGTCGACTCGCGAATGCGTCGCTACTACCGACTCGCCGCGAGCGGGGTCGAGGTACTCCACACGGAAGCAACCAAGCGACATGAGCAAGCCGGCGCCGCCCTGACCAGGGTCCGCCGCATCCAGCCAGGACTGTCCTCGTGAGCGCCCCCGAAATCCCGTGGTCGATCCGAGCGGGACTGCGGCTGCTTCCCCGGTCGTACCGCGAGCACCGTGCCGCCGAGATCCGCGCCACGCTGGCCGACGCCGGGGATGCCGGTCGGATTTCGGTGAGCGCAGAGACGATCGCGCTGTTCGCGTTGTCGATCCGGGTGCGCGGGCGATCGCTCCTGGCCCCGCCATCGCGAGCGCGGGCTCGGGCAGCCGCCATTGCTGCGGTGGTGCTGCCGGTGCTGCTGCTCGTCCCCGCCGCACGCGCCATCGACTTGGGCCTTCCTGTCTTCGAGGGACCGTCGGGGTTGTTCTGGAGATTGAGCGCACTGGTGCCCGCGTGGATCGTCGCGGCACTCGCCGGGCTTCTCACGCTGCTCGGCGCGGGCCGGTGGGCGCACCGATCGTCGATCGCCGCGAACGTGCTCTTCATCGGCGGACTACTCGTCCTGGTGACCACGACGGACCTCGACGCAGCGGTCCGAGAGTTCGGCTGGTTGCCGTTGCTCGGGACCAGCGCCGCGCTCAACCGGGATCCGCGGCGGGTTCGCGACGGCCGCCGCCTGCTGGGCTCCCCCGGTCTCGCCATCGTTGCCGTGGTCACAGCCGGCGCTGCGGTGGCCTATGTGGCGACCGGCCCGCTGCGGCCGTTCTCGCTCTCGGCCTCGATGCCCGGGCCGCTGGGCTTCCTTTTCCACAACAGCCGACTTCTCCTCGGCGGACTCCTGCTGCTGATCTGCCTGGTGAGCCTGGCATCCCGAACCGCGCGCGCCGCCGTTCCCGTCGTCGCTGCCCTCGGCATGGTCTACGTCGGGGCCGCGCTGGAAGCCAACCTGTGGCCGAACTCTGATCTGCGATACACCCTGATCGACCTCCCCGTCGGACACCTTCTCCTGCAGTTGGTGGCGGCCCCGATGCTGGTGTTCGCCGCCGCGCGCGCCATGACCGCACTGGTCGATCGCGCGGCTGGTCCGACCGACACGGTTCCGCTCACCGGGTGAGCCCGGCGATGCCCAGGATCACCGCCGGGAGGGAGTCGTCGTCTCGCAGGTCAGCGGGGATTCCGTCGCCCAGCCTTCCGGTCCGTTGGGGACGCTGCGGATGGACGGTGTCCGCCACACCGTCGCCGGTCGGCGGGCTCCGGCGGTGTGCGACGCTCCGGTGACCGAGCCCTCGGAGCCCGCCGGCTCGAGGATCACTCCGTCGACCTCCGGAACCGCCCACAACTGACCGTCCTCGTCGCACATCGTCACGAATCCCCCGAGCACCGCCGCACAGGGATCGGCCTTCTCCCAGTCCGGCGTCGAGGACACCGATCCGGACTCGGGGACGTCTGCACCACTGCTCACCGGAGCCGGTATCGGCGCGGTCACCCACGTCGAGGCTGCGGTACCCGAGGGGCCGGTCGCCGGCGTGGCCTCAGACGTGCTCGGGGGCGGCGGCAGCGGGCTGTACGACACCACGGAACTGCCCGAGAGGACAGCCACCGACCGGGGCGGCAGGGTGTCCATCGGCTCCGGGGTCGCGAACATGAACGGCTCCGCCGTCGGGCACGCATGCGTTGCCGGCGCACCCGGGCCGACCTCGGCGCCCGGCGGCACCAGCGTCGAGGTGGCAACCGCTGCGGCTGCCACCGCCGCCGCGACACCGAGCGGGACCACCACCCGAACCCACCCACGCCGCCCCGGCACCCACGGTCGGTCCGGCACCACGATCGCGTCGGCGCGTGCCCGGAGCATCTCCCGAAGACGCCGCTCGATGTCGTCGGTCATCGCTGATCCCTTCCATCACGAGGTGTGGTTGCGTCGCGCGAGTCGCCCATGACGCCGCGCAGGACGACCAGCGCCCGCGAGACATGGGTGCGGACGGTGTTGGCCCGGCAGCCGATGGCCGCCGCGATCTGGTCGTCGCTCTGATCGAGGTAGAACCGCAGGACGACCGCAGACCGCTGCTGTGGCGGAAGTGCCTGCACCGCAGCCCATACCGCCGGATCCGGGCCGTCGTCGAAGTCGCCGCCGACAGCGGCGTCGGGCATCGACTGGCTCATGGGGATCTGCCGGCGCGCCGGCGCCCGTCGCCACGACAGGAACTCCCGGGTGACGGCTGCCCGCGCATAGGCCTGCGGGTTGCCCTCGATGGCGTTCCACTTCCGGTGGATGCGGACCAGCACTTCCTGGACGAGATCGTCCGCCAGCCCTGAGCTGCCGCACAGCAGCGCTGCGTAGCGCACCAAACCGGGACGGGCGGCCCGGACGAACTCGGAAAAACGCACCGCCACGAGGTCGGCCTCGGCAGCGCCCGCGGCGCCGTCACCGGCGTTCACGCGCTCCCCGACCGCGACCCGGCTCTGCTCCCGCCGTCTCGGCACCTGCTCTCGCGCCCAGCTCGCTTCTGCCGTCCCCACGTGCTGCCCCCGATCAGTCTTCCGCGTTGCCGCCTCATCGACGTCTACACGTCTGTCGACCTCCGCGGCGCCTAGTCGAGGACGAGTTCGAGAAAGAATCCCTGGCCACCAGGGCGGCCCCGGCTCCCTGGGGACCTCGCCGGTCGCGCCGATCATCGCGTCCTGTGCCACGGTGGACCGATGCGCGTACTGGGCATGATCTCCGGGACCTCCCACGACGGGGTCGACGTCGCCGTCGTCGAGTTCACCGCCGAGGGCGACGTTCTGCACGGAACGCTCGTCACCAGCGGTACGACGGCCTACCCGGCTGCGCTCCGCGCACGGTTGGTCGCAGCCCTCCCGCCGTCGGCACTGCCGATGGCCGAGGTGTGCGCTCTGGACACCGAGCTCGGCCAGTTCTTCGCGTCTTGTGCGGCGGCCACCATCGCCGACTGCGGCGAGGTCGATCTGGTCTGCACCCACGGCCAGACGGTCTTCCACTGGATCGAGGAGGGCCGCGCGCGCGGCACCCTGCAGCTCGGGCAGCCTGCCTTCCTGACCGAGGCCACCGGAGCGAGCGTCGTCTCCGATGTCCGCAGCCGGGACATCGCCGCCGGCGGACAGGGTGCGCCGCTGGTCCCGGTCCTGGATCTGCTGCTGCTCGGTCAGGTCGGGAAGCGTTGCAGCGCACTGAATCTCGGCGGGATTGCAAACGTCACGGTCGTCCCCGGTCCGTCCGACGATTTCCTCCCCTACGCCTACGACCTGGGCCCGGCCAACGCTCTCATCGATGCTGCCGCCCTGCAGCTCACCGGCCGATACTTCGACGCCGACGGCGCACTCGGAGCGGCAGGCACGCCCGATGAGGATCTGCTCCGGTGGCTGCTCGCCGAGCCGTACTACGCCCTGCCGGCCCCGAAATCGACCGGCAAGGAGCTCTTCCACGCCGGCTACCTGGCCGAGATCACACGTCAGTTCCCCCACCTCCGGGGCGCGGACCTGGTTGCGACCCTGACTGCCCTCACTGCGGAAGTCGTTGCTGCGGAGGCGATCCGGATCGGTCTGGAGTTGTTGGTGGTGTCCGGCGGCGGCGTGCGCAACCCGACGCTGATGACGATGATCCGGAACCGGCTGCCGGGCGTCGAGATCACCACCAGCGATACCTTCGGCGCACCGTCGGACACCAAGGAGGCCATCGCGTTCGCACTGATCGGCTACCTGACCGCGCACGGACTCCCGGGAAACGTCCCGTCCTGCACCGGGGCCGCCGGTCCACGGGTGCTCGGCAGTATCACGCCGGCCGGCAGCGGTTGGGCGATGCAACAGGCACCGATGCCGACAGCCTTGGTACTGCACACAGCCTGATCGATCACCCGACGGGATCTCGACTCCTCCGTCGCCCGATCAGCGAGCGTGCTGGATCACCGCCATGGTCAGCTCTCCCGGCGCACGTCGGCCGGGTCCTTGTCGGGGCGTACCCCGCGCCAGGTCGGCGCCCGCAGGCGGCCGTCCGGGGTCCACTCGAGAAATGCCACCTCGCCCACCAGCTCCGGGCGCACCCACACCGCGTCCTTGACGTCCTCCCGCGGGACCTCCGCGGCCGGCCGGTCGACGGGGTCTCCCAACTGCTTCTCGAGCGCAGCGAGCGCTGCGTCGGTGAAGCCCGTTCCCACCCGGCCGCAGTACACCAGGGCGCCGTCGTCGTCCGGAACCGCCATCAGCAGCGACCCGATACCACCGGTACGTCGGCCACCTCCGCGGCGCCAACCGATCACCACGATCTCCTGCGCGCGTTGGTGTTTGATCTTCACCCAGTCCGCACTCCTGGTCCCCTGGCGGTAGAGCGAATCACCTCGCTTGGCGATCACACCCTCCCAACCCTGCTCCCCGGTGAACCGCAGCGCCGCCTCGATGGGCCCGTCGATCCGGCCGGGGACCTCGACGTGTTCGCCGGCGAGCCCGAGCACATCCAGTACCCGACGCCGATCGTCATGGGCCTTGCCCTGCAACGAGACCCCGTCGACCTCGAGCACGTCGAAGGCGAAATAGCGCACCGGCACCGAGCGGATCAGCCTCGGGGTCGGGGAGTTCACGTTCATCCGTTGCTGCAACCTCGGGAAGCTCGTCCGCCCGTCGCCGTCGAGGGTGACGATCTCGCCGTCCACCACCACCCGGTGGCCGTCAACGAGCTCGATCAGTTCGACGAGCTCCGGATAGCCGCCGGTCAGATCCCGCCCCGAACGTCCGATCAATCGCAACGAGCCGCGCCCCTCGACCGTGGCGTCGACCTCGGCGATCGCCCGGATCCCGTCCCATTTCCCTTCGTACCGCCACTGTTCACCCGTCACGCTGCCGGCCGTACCGGCAACTGCCGCCATCGGCAGCACCTGCGCGGCCCCGGCCACCCGTGCGACCTCCGATCGGGCAGACCTCTCCCGGGGCTGCGCGAGGTCACGTCGGACGACCCTCCCGCGCGGCCCCTCGTTCGGGTCCGCCCAGCGGTGGCTGCCGTACTTCACCACCTTGTCCTCACCGCCGGTCGCTCCGCGGGACTGCATGGCTGCCACGGCATACGCTGCCGCGGCCACCCGGGCATCGCTCTGCCGATCCTCGGTGCGGCCCGGATCGGCCGACAGGCTGGTGGACTCATCTGTGCGCTGCGGTCCGTCGGGCGCCGCGAAGAACTCACCCCACGGATCGTCGCCGCCCC from Nakamurella sp. A5-74 harbors:
- a CDS encoding anhydro-N-acetylmuramic acid kinase, with protein sequence MRVLGMISGTSHDGVDVAVVEFTAEGDVLHGTLVTSGTTAYPAALRARLVAALPPSALPMAEVCALDTELGQFFASCAAATIADCGEVDLVCTHGQTVFHWIEEGRARGTLQLGQPAFLTEATGASVVSDVRSRDIAAGGQGAPLVPVLDLLLLGQVGKRCSALNLGGIANVTVVPGPSDDFLPYAYDLGPANALIDAAALQLTGRYFDADGALGAAGTPDEDLLRWLLAEPYYALPAPKSTGKELFHAGYLAEITRQFPHLRGADLVATLTALTAEVVAAEAIRIGLELLVVSGGGVRNPTLMTMIRNRLPGVEITTSDTFGAPSDTKEAIAFALIGYLTAHGLPGNVPSCTGAAGPRVLGSITPAGSGWAMQQAPMPTALVLHTA
- a CDS encoding PadR family transcriptional regulator: MAPSSMTDQTFLVLSALAGGPAHGYALISEVSSLSGGQTTMRVGTLYGILDRLSAQQLIEVDREEVVDSRMRRYYRLAASGVEVLHTEATKRHEQAGAALTRVRRIQPGLSS
- the ligD gene encoding non-homologous end-joining DNA ligase — protein: MPPRSRATGSDEQTTVRVDGRQLAVTNLDKVLYPETGTTKAEVLRYYAIVAPVLLPVLEGRPVTRKRWPHGVASDPFFVKNLEPGAPSWIARETLPHTDGPVTYPLVDSPAVLTWMAQMAALELHVPQWRFHDHLPDRPDRMVFDLDPGPGIGLPACAEVALLLREVLQQAGSDAVPVTSGSKGIHLYVPLDGRRTSDEVSAVAKAVAEALQAQRPGTVTSRMAKSLRDSKIFLDWSQNSAAKTTIAPYSLRGREAPTVAAPRTWEEIADPALRQLDLDEVLERVRGGDDPWGEFFAAPDGPQRTDESTSLSADPGRTEDRQSDARVAAAAYAVAAMQSRGATGGEDKVVKYGSHRWADPNEGPRGRVVRRDLAQPRERSARSEVARVAGAAQVLPMAAVAGTAGSVTGEQWRYEGKWDGIRAIAEVDATVEGRGSLRLIGRSGRDLTGGYPELVELIELVDGHRVVVDGEIVTLDGDGRTSFPRLQQRMNVNSPTPRLIRSVPVRYFAFDVLEVDGVSLQGKAHDDRRRVLDVLGLAGEHVEVPGRIDGPIEAALRFTGEQGWEGVIAKRGDSLYRQGTRSADWVKIKHQRAQEIVVIGWRRGGGRRTGGIGSLLMAVPDDDGALVYCGRVGTGFTDAALAALEKQLGDPVDRPAAEVPREDVKDAVWVRPELVGEVAFLEWTPDGRLRAPTWRGVRPDKDPADVRRES
- a CDS encoding DUF222 domain-containing protein — encoded protein: MNSTSGASVADIREHAAALSAGLKTLHTNIFRCPTGELGEFLSELAELRALAGAASVIVTADAETRGVVEASQSASTRGWIAEHGWHSRREATTIAKAAHILRRPELAEIADSIRTADLDLPTAVVVQGEYDKLAPELLPGAHPIVLKQLVNHGAEHGPRGVRELRQWIIAHHSKPDEFADFQDRCRRHISLSSPTETSTGLHEYRLVVDNEGLSILEAAIQTLAAPRPDAETKERDNRPADRRRGEALIEALRRSVLAQGQGVTAAPTATLNVTMNLDDLQQRTGAGTCTGTIADGTLLAPDTVRKLACDATIIPLVLGADGAVLDCGKEQRLFTLAQKRVLWARDRHCTFPGCDIPAQWCDAHHLVHWVDGGPTDLDNAALLCPAHHTIVHRDELSGEGTAGQVIWDRRPGSYRPTRRPDPPCESAASEFRPPAPRSVPTPLRT
- a CDS encoding sigma-70 family RNA polymerase sigma factor; amino-acid sequence: MPRRREQSRVAVGERVNAGDGAAGAAEADLVAVRFSEFVRAARPGLVRYAALLCGSSGLADDLVQEVLVRIHRKWNAIEGNPQAYARAAVTREFLSWRRAPARRQIPMSQSMPDAAVGGDFDDGPDPAVWAAVQALPPQQRSAVVLRFYLDQSDDQIAAAIGCRANTVRTHVSRALVVLRGVMGDSRDATTPRDGRDQR